In Haliotis asinina isolate JCU_RB_2024 chromosome 15, JCU_Hal_asi_v2, whole genome shotgun sequence, one DNA window encodes the following:
- the LOC137264904 gene encoding uncharacterized protein — MQGMPQMALVHLTMEGTVKVVDEKFDLRRVFVAVNYADVRDVHLLRRAVTQVTIDKAGRKPRLQTAETLRVITCCWKRHVLSCFTILTNITTHRALSCYVLTDVPTSSFQRPMCTILH, encoded by the exons ATGCAGGGAATGCCACAAATGGCCCTTGTCCACCTCACGATGGAAGGGACCGTTAAGGTTGTTG ATGAAAAATTCGACCTTCGGCGTGTGTTCGTGGCGGTAAACTACGCCGACGTGCGTGATGTTCACCTCTTAAGGCGTGCAGTGACTCAGGTCACaattgataaag CTGGCAGAAAACCTCGTCTGCAGACGGCAGAAACGTTACGAGTCATCACGTGCTGCTGGAAACGCCACGTGCTGTCg tgtttcacAATACTAACCAACATAACAACACATAGAGCATTGTCTTGCTATGTACTCACTGATGTACCTACATCATCATTCCAGCGTCCAATGTGCACAATACTCCATTAA